A genomic window from Silene latifolia isolate original U9 population chromosome 11, ASM4854445v1, whole genome shotgun sequence includes:
- the LOC141610577 gene encoding glutamate receptor 3.2-like isoform X2, translated as MKKADFFELKWWVLASLFTMKRVRIVPWFIVLYVMFYLGETSGLEKVNIGAIFTVNTIHGKVAKLAMNAAVEDINSDPSLLGGRNLSLDIHDSMYSGFISIMGALQFMERDIVAVIGPQTSTMAHVLSHLATELLVPFLSFTALDPTLSPIQYPYFFQTAPSDQFQMTAIADMICYFQWSQVIAIFTDEEQSRNGITVLADKLAEKRCKISYKAVLPPNISENYNVVEEELKKVKMMESRVFVLETYALYGPVVLKIAEKLGMLGDGYVWIAASWLTSILDSQPTPEIYKMSQGLLTFRLHTRDSLRKRAFVARWKNLSKNSIGLNVYGLYAYDTVWLIARAVTSYLNRGNKISFSNNPTLNALGGGKMNLSALSVFDGGNQLLKDLLQTNMTGLTGPLWFTPERQIVDPSYEIVNIVGSQMKHIGYWSNYSGFSTVAPETLRSRKQNRSIASQKLSNVVWPGGSKKKPRGWVFSRDGKKLQIGVPRRVSFPYFVYQDNHTHAVVGYCIDVFKAAVKRLPYAVPYEFVLFGDGHQNPNYSDLVRRVSVGEFDAAVGDIAIVTERTRIADFTQPFTDSGLVVVAPVKKMTSSAWAFLKPFTPLMWVITAVFFLIVGSVIWILEHRINDEFRGPPRNQLITIIWFSFSTLFFAHRENTVSTLGRVVLVIWLFVVLIIQSSYTASLTSFLTVQQLSSSIKGIDSLLTSNAAIGYQVGSYAESYLHDELNIPKSRLKPLKSPEEYADALQSRRVAAVVDEQPYVDMFLSHRCEFAVAGQEFTKSGWGFAFTRDSPLALDMSTALLELSEDGNLQNITEYWLGSKKACNSKSNTNDSDQLKLDNFIGLFLISGIACILALIIYFSIMLYQFQRHLPQQAEPSMSGSSRSVRLKTFLSFADKKEDLSQRRLKRKRFTESMPVNGTDIHDTI; from the exons ATGAAAAAAGCCGACTTTTTTGAGCTAAAATGGTGGGTTCTTGCTTCCCTT TTCACTATGAAACGTGTTCGTATTGTGCCCTGGTTTATAGTTCTATATGTCATGTTTTATCTGGGAGAAACTTCGGGGTTAGAGAAAGTGAACATTGGAGCTATATTCACTGTGAATACAATCCACGGCAAGGTTGCCAAATTAGCTATGAATGCTGCTGTGGAAGATATAAATTCTGATCCGAGCTTACTTGGTGGCCGTAACCTGTCTCTCGACATTCATGATTCCATGTATAGTGGGTTCATCAGCATAATGGGAG CTTTGCAGTTCATGGAGAGGGATATTGTTGCTGTCATTGGCCCTCAGACTTCTACAATGGCGCATGTTCTTTCACACTTAGCAACTGAACTCCTTGTTCCATTTTTGTCATTTACCGCTCTTGATCCTACACTCTCTCCTATCCAATACCCATACTTTTTCCAAACAGCACCTAGTGATCAATTTCAGATGACTGCCATTGCTGACATGATTTGTTACTTTCAGTGGTCTCAGGTCATTGCTATTTTTACTGACGAAGAGCAAAGTCGAAATGGGATAACTGTTTTGGCTGATAAGCTTGCAGAAAAGCGCTGTAAGATATCTTACAAGGCAGTACTCCCTCCTAATATTTCTGAAAATTATAATGTAGTAGAAGAAGAACTAAAAAAGGTGAAGATGATGGAATCTAGGGTTTTTGTTCTTGAAACTTATGCTTTGTATGGGCCAGTGGTTCTGAAAATAGCCGAAAAACTTGGAATGCTGGGGGATGGGTATGTTTGGATAGCTGCTTCATGGCTGACCTCCATCTTAGATTCTCAGCCAACTCCGGAAATTTACAAAATGTCTCAAGGATTACTCACATTTCGACTCCATACTCGTGATTCACTAAGAAAAAGGGCATTTGTTGCTAGGTGGAAGAACTTGAGCAAAAATTCAATTGGATTGAATGTATATGGTTTGTATGCCTATGACACTGTTTGGTTAATTGCCCGCGCAGTTACGTCATATCTAAATCGTGGCAACAAAATTTCTTTTTCCAACAACCCAACTTTAAATGCTCTTGGAGGAGGGAAGATGAACTTGAGTGCATTAAGCGTATTTGATGGAGGAAACCAGTTGCTTAAAGATTTATTGCAAACAAATATGACAGGTCTAACTGGCCCATTATGGTTTACTCCTGAGAGACAAATTGTTGATCCGTCATATGAAATCGTGAACATAGTTGGTAGCCAAATGAAGCATATAGGGTACTGGTCAAACTATTCTGGATTTTCCACTGTGGCCCCTGAGACACTTCGTAGTAGAAAGCAGAACCGTTCAATTGCCAGTCAGAAGCTTTCCAATGTAGTTTGGCCAGGAGGATCTAAGAAGAAGCCTCGTGGATGGGTTTTTTCACGGGATGGAAAAAAACTACAGATTGGAGTTCCTCGTAGGGTTAGCTTTCCGTACTTTGTTTATCAAGACAATCACACTCATGCTGTCGTTGGATATTGCATTGATGTTTTCAAAGCTGCAGTCAAACGGCTTCCTTATGCAGTTCCTTATGAGTTCGTATTATTTGGAGATGGGCATCAAAATCCCAACTATTCTGACCTCGTGCGCAGAGTCTCAGTCGGT GAATTCGATGCTGCTGTAGGTGACATTGCAATTGTGACTGAACGGACAAGAATTGCAGACTTTACACAGCCGTTTACGGATTCAGGGCTTGTTGTGGTGGCTCCGGTTAAAAAGATGACCTCGAGTGCTTGGGCTTTCTTGAAACCATTTACTCCACTCATGTGGGTGATCACAGCTGTATTTTTCCTCATTGTTGGTTCTGTTATTTGGATATTAGAACATAGAATAAATGACGAATTCCGCGGCCCTCCTAGAAACCAATTGATCACTATCATTTG GTTCAGCTTCTCAACCCTGTTCTTTGCTCACA GAGAAAATACTGTGAGCACACTTGGTCGGGTGGTGCTAGTCATCTGGTTGTTTGTAGTGTTGATAATCCAGTCAAGCTACACGGCTAGCTTGACTTCTTTCCTCACAGTTCAGCAGCTATCCTCCTCAATAAAAGGTATCGACTCATTACTTACAAGTAATGCGGCAATAGGATACCAAGTAGGCTCTTATGCAGAAAGCTATTTGCATGACGAACTAAACATCCCAAAGTCAAGGCTTAAACCTCTAAAGTCACCAGAAGAGTACGCTGATGCTCTTCAAAGCCGAAGAGTTGCTGCTGTGGTTGATGAACAGCCTTATGTAGATATGTTCCTCTCGCACCGCTGCGAGTTTGCAGTTGCAGGCCAGGAGTTCACTAAAAGCGGCTGGGGCTTT GCTTTTACGAGAGACTCTCCTTTAGCTCTGGATATGTCAACTGCCTTATTAGAATTATCGGAGGATGGCAACCTACAAAATATCACTGAATATTGGCTCGGTAGCAAGAAGGCGTGTAACTCAAAGAGCAATACAAATGATTCCGATCAGCTTAAGCTAGACAACTTCATTGGATTATTCCTCATTTCTGGGATTGCTTGTATCCTGGCTCTAATCATATACTTTTCCATAATGCTCTACCAGTTCCAGCGGCATTTGCCTCAACAGGCGGAGCCTTCAATGAGTGGTAGTTCTCGTTCCGTGCGTCTGAAAACGTTTCTGTCGTTTGCTGATAAGAAGGAAGATCTGTCACAAAGACGGCTAAAGAGGAAACGATTCACGGAGTCAATGCCGGTCAATGGTACTGACATACATGATACAATTTGA
- the LOC141610577 gene encoding glutamate receptor 3.2-like isoform X3, whose product MFRMQFTMKRVRIVPWFIVLYVMFYLGETSGLEKVNIGAIFTVNTIHGKVAKLAMNAAVEDINSDPSLLGGRNLSLDIHDSMYSGFISIMGALQFMERDIVAVIGPQTSTMAHVLSHLATELLVPFLSFTALDPTLSPIQYPYFFQTAPSDQFQMTAIADMICYFQWSQVIAIFTDEEQSRNGITVLADKLAEKRCKISYKAVLPPNISENYNVVEEELKKVKMMESRVFVLETYALYGPVVLKIAEKLGMLGDGYVWIAASWLTSILDSQPTPEIYKMSQGLLTFRLHTRDSLRKRAFVARWKNLSKNSIGLNVYGLYAYDTVWLIARAVTSYLNRGNKISFSNNPTLNALGGGKMNLSALSVFDGGNQLLKDLLQTNMTGLTGPLWFTPERQIVDPSYEIVNIVGSQMKHIGYWSNYSGFSTVAPETLRSRKQNRSIASQKLSNVVWPGGSKKKPRGWVFSRDGKKLQIGVPRRVSFPYFVYQDNHTHAVVGYCIDVFKAAVKRLPYAVPYEFVLFGDGHQNPNYSDLVRRVSVGEFDAAVGDIAIVTERTRIADFTQPFTDSGLVVVAPVKKMTSSAWAFLKPFTPLMWVITAVFFLIVGSVIWILEHRINDEFRGPPRNQLITIIWFSFSTLFFAHRENTVSTLGRVVLVIWLFVVLIIQSSYTASLTSFLTVQQLSSSIKGIDSLLTSNAAIGYQVGSYAESYLHDELNIPKSRLKPLKSPEEYADALQSRRVAAVVDEQPYVDMFLSHRCEFAVAGQEFTKSGWGFAFTRDSPLALDMSTALLELSEDGNLQNITEYWLGSKKACNSKSNTNDSDQLKLDNFIGLFLISGIACILALIIYFSIMLYQFQRHLPQQAEPSMSGSSRSVRLKTFLSFADKKEDLSQRRLKRKRFTESMPVNGTDIHDTI is encoded by the exons ATG TTTCGTATGCAGTTCACTATGAAACGTGTTCGTATTGTGCCCTGGTTTATAGTTCTATATGTCATGTTTTATCTGGGAGAAACTTCGGGGTTAGAGAAAGTGAACATTGGAGCTATATTCACTGTGAATACAATCCACGGCAAGGTTGCCAAATTAGCTATGAATGCTGCTGTGGAAGATATAAATTCTGATCCGAGCTTACTTGGTGGCCGTAACCTGTCTCTCGACATTCATGATTCCATGTATAGTGGGTTCATCAGCATAATGGGAG CTTTGCAGTTCATGGAGAGGGATATTGTTGCTGTCATTGGCCCTCAGACTTCTACAATGGCGCATGTTCTTTCACACTTAGCAACTGAACTCCTTGTTCCATTTTTGTCATTTACCGCTCTTGATCCTACACTCTCTCCTATCCAATACCCATACTTTTTCCAAACAGCACCTAGTGATCAATTTCAGATGACTGCCATTGCTGACATGATTTGTTACTTTCAGTGGTCTCAGGTCATTGCTATTTTTACTGACGAAGAGCAAAGTCGAAATGGGATAACTGTTTTGGCTGATAAGCTTGCAGAAAAGCGCTGTAAGATATCTTACAAGGCAGTACTCCCTCCTAATATTTCTGAAAATTATAATGTAGTAGAAGAAGAACTAAAAAAGGTGAAGATGATGGAATCTAGGGTTTTTGTTCTTGAAACTTATGCTTTGTATGGGCCAGTGGTTCTGAAAATAGCCGAAAAACTTGGAATGCTGGGGGATGGGTATGTTTGGATAGCTGCTTCATGGCTGACCTCCATCTTAGATTCTCAGCCAACTCCGGAAATTTACAAAATGTCTCAAGGATTACTCACATTTCGACTCCATACTCGTGATTCACTAAGAAAAAGGGCATTTGTTGCTAGGTGGAAGAACTTGAGCAAAAATTCAATTGGATTGAATGTATATGGTTTGTATGCCTATGACACTGTTTGGTTAATTGCCCGCGCAGTTACGTCATATCTAAATCGTGGCAACAAAATTTCTTTTTCCAACAACCCAACTTTAAATGCTCTTGGAGGAGGGAAGATGAACTTGAGTGCATTAAGCGTATTTGATGGAGGAAACCAGTTGCTTAAAGATTTATTGCAAACAAATATGACAGGTCTAACTGGCCCATTATGGTTTACTCCTGAGAGACAAATTGTTGATCCGTCATATGAAATCGTGAACATAGTTGGTAGCCAAATGAAGCATATAGGGTACTGGTCAAACTATTCTGGATTTTCCACTGTGGCCCCTGAGACACTTCGTAGTAGAAAGCAGAACCGTTCAATTGCCAGTCAGAAGCTTTCCAATGTAGTTTGGCCAGGAGGATCTAAGAAGAAGCCTCGTGGATGGGTTTTTTCACGGGATGGAAAAAAACTACAGATTGGAGTTCCTCGTAGGGTTAGCTTTCCGTACTTTGTTTATCAAGACAATCACACTCATGCTGTCGTTGGATATTGCATTGATGTTTTCAAAGCTGCAGTCAAACGGCTTCCTTATGCAGTTCCTTATGAGTTCGTATTATTTGGAGATGGGCATCAAAATCCCAACTATTCTGACCTCGTGCGCAGAGTCTCAGTCGGT GAATTCGATGCTGCTGTAGGTGACATTGCAATTGTGACTGAACGGACAAGAATTGCAGACTTTACACAGCCGTTTACGGATTCAGGGCTTGTTGTGGTGGCTCCGGTTAAAAAGATGACCTCGAGTGCTTGGGCTTTCTTGAAACCATTTACTCCACTCATGTGGGTGATCACAGCTGTATTTTTCCTCATTGTTGGTTCTGTTATTTGGATATTAGAACATAGAATAAATGACGAATTCCGCGGCCCTCCTAGAAACCAATTGATCACTATCATTTG GTTCAGCTTCTCAACCCTGTTCTTTGCTCACA GAGAAAATACTGTGAGCACACTTGGTCGGGTGGTGCTAGTCATCTGGTTGTTTGTAGTGTTGATAATCCAGTCAAGCTACACGGCTAGCTTGACTTCTTTCCTCACAGTTCAGCAGCTATCCTCCTCAATAAAAGGTATCGACTCATTACTTACAAGTAATGCGGCAATAGGATACCAAGTAGGCTCTTATGCAGAAAGCTATTTGCATGACGAACTAAACATCCCAAAGTCAAGGCTTAAACCTCTAAAGTCACCAGAAGAGTACGCTGATGCTCTTCAAAGCCGAAGAGTTGCTGCTGTGGTTGATGAACAGCCTTATGTAGATATGTTCCTCTCGCACCGCTGCGAGTTTGCAGTTGCAGGCCAGGAGTTCACTAAAAGCGGCTGGGGCTTT GCTTTTACGAGAGACTCTCCTTTAGCTCTGGATATGTCAACTGCCTTATTAGAATTATCGGAGGATGGCAACCTACAAAATATCACTGAATATTGGCTCGGTAGCAAGAAGGCGTGTAACTCAAAGAGCAATACAAATGATTCCGATCAGCTTAAGCTAGACAACTTCATTGGATTATTCCTCATTTCTGGGATTGCTTGTATCCTGGCTCTAATCATATACTTTTCCATAATGCTCTACCAGTTCCAGCGGCATTTGCCTCAACAGGCGGAGCCTTCAATGAGTGGTAGTTCTCGTTCCGTGCGTCTGAAAACGTTTCTGTCGTTTGCTGATAAGAAGGAAGATCTGTCACAAAGACGGCTAAAGAGGAAACGATTCACGGAGTCAATGCCGGTCAATGGTACTGACATACATGATACAATTTGA
- the LOC141610577 gene encoding glutamate receptor 3.2-like isoform X1, whose amino-acid sequence MKKADFFELKWWVLASLFRMQFTMKRVRIVPWFIVLYVMFYLGETSGLEKVNIGAIFTVNTIHGKVAKLAMNAAVEDINSDPSLLGGRNLSLDIHDSMYSGFISIMGALQFMERDIVAVIGPQTSTMAHVLSHLATELLVPFLSFTALDPTLSPIQYPYFFQTAPSDQFQMTAIADMICYFQWSQVIAIFTDEEQSRNGITVLADKLAEKRCKISYKAVLPPNISENYNVVEEELKKVKMMESRVFVLETYALYGPVVLKIAEKLGMLGDGYVWIAASWLTSILDSQPTPEIYKMSQGLLTFRLHTRDSLRKRAFVARWKNLSKNSIGLNVYGLYAYDTVWLIARAVTSYLNRGNKISFSNNPTLNALGGGKMNLSALSVFDGGNQLLKDLLQTNMTGLTGPLWFTPERQIVDPSYEIVNIVGSQMKHIGYWSNYSGFSTVAPETLRSRKQNRSIASQKLSNVVWPGGSKKKPRGWVFSRDGKKLQIGVPRRVSFPYFVYQDNHTHAVVGYCIDVFKAAVKRLPYAVPYEFVLFGDGHQNPNYSDLVRRVSVGEFDAAVGDIAIVTERTRIADFTQPFTDSGLVVVAPVKKMTSSAWAFLKPFTPLMWVITAVFFLIVGSVIWILEHRINDEFRGPPRNQLITIIWFSFSTLFFAHRENTVSTLGRVVLVIWLFVVLIIQSSYTASLTSFLTVQQLSSSIKGIDSLLTSNAAIGYQVGSYAESYLHDELNIPKSRLKPLKSPEEYADALQSRRVAAVVDEQPYVDMFLSHRCEFAVAGQEFTKSGWGFAFTRDSPLALDMSTALLELSEDGNLQNITEYWLGSKKACNSKSNTNDSDQLKLDNFIGLFLISGIACILALIIYFSIMLYQFQRHLPQQAEPSMSGSSRSVRLKTFLSFADKKEDLSQRRLKRKRFTESMPVNGTDIHDTI is encoded by the exons ATGAAAAAAGCCGACTTTTTTGAGCTAAAATGGTGGGTTCTTGCTTCCCTT TTTCGTATGCAGTTCACTATGAAACGTGTTCGTATTGTGCCCTGGTTTATAGTTCTATATGTCATGTTTTATCTGGGAGAAACTTCGGGGTTAGAGAAAGTGAACATTGGAGCTATATTCACTGTGAATACAATCCACGGCAAGGTTGCCAAATTAGCTATGAATGCTGCTGTGGAAGATATAAATTCTGATCCGAGCTTACTTGGTGGCCGTAACCTGTCTCTCGACATTCATGATTCCATGTATAGTGGGTTCATCAGCATAATGGGAG CTTTGCAGTTCATGGAGAGGGATATTGTTGCTGTCATTGGCCCTCAGACTTCTACAATGGCGCATGTTCTTTCACACTTAGCAACTGAACTCCTTGTTCCATTTTTGTCATTTACCGCTCTTGATCCTACACTCTCTCCTATCCAATACCCATACTTTTTCCAAACAGCACCTAGTGATCAATTTCAGATGACTGCCATTGCTGACATGATTTGTTACTTTCAGTGGTCTCAGGTCATTGCTATTTTTACTGACGAAGAGCAAAGTCGAAATGGGATAACTGTTTTGGCTGATAAGCTTGCAGAAAAGCGCTGTAAGATATCTTACAAGGCAGTACTCCCTCCTAATATTTCTGAAAATTATAATGTAGTAGAAGAAGAACTAAAAAAGGTGAAGATGATGGAATCTAGGGTTTTTGTTCTTGAAACTTATGCTTTGTATGGGCCAGTGGTTCTGAAAATAGCCGAAAAACTTGGAATGCTGGGGGATGGGTATGTTTGGATAGCTGCTTCATGGCTGACCTCCATCTTAGATTCTCAGCCAACTCCGGAAATTTACAAAATGTCTCAAGGATTACTCACATTTCGACTCCATACTCGTGATTCACTAAGAAAAAGGGCATTTGTTGCTAGGTGGAAGAACTTGAGCAAAAATTCAATTGGATTGAATGTATATGGTTTGTATGCCTATGACACTGTTTGGTTAATTGCCCGCGCAGTTACGTCATATCTAAATCGTGGCAACAAAATTTCTTTTTCCAACAACCCAACTTTAAATGCTCTTGGAGGAGGGAAGATGAACTTGAGTGCATTAAGCGTATTTGATGGAGGAAACCAGTTGCTTAAAGATTTATTGCAAACAAATATGACAGGTCTAACTGGCCCATTATGGTTTACTCCTGAGAGACAAATTGTTGATCCGTCATATGAAATCGTGAACATAGTTGGTAGCCAAATGAAGCATATAGGGTACTGGTCAAACTATTCTGGATTTTCCACTGTGGCCCCTGAGACACTTCGTAGTAGAAAGCAGAACCGTTCAATTGCCAGTCAGAAGCTTTCCAATGTAGTTTGGCCAGGAGGATCTAAGAAGAAGCCTCGTGGATGGGTTTTTTCACGGGATGGAAAAAAACTACAGATTGGAGTTCCTCGTAGGGTTAGCTTTCCGTACTTTGTTTATCAAGACAATCACACTCATGCTGTCGTTGGATATTGCATTGATGTTTTCAAAGCTGCAGTCAAACGGCTTCCTTATGCAGTTCCTTATGAGTTCGTATTATTTGGAGATGGGCATCAAAATCCCAACTATTCTGACCTCGTGCGCAGAGTCTCAGTCGGT GAATTCGATGCTGCTGTAGGTGACATTGCAATTGTGACTGAACGGACAAGAATTGCAGACTTTACACAGCCGTTTACGGATTCAGGGCTTGTTGTGGTGGCTCCGGTTAAAAAGATGACCTCGAGTGCTTGGGCTTTCTTGAAACCATTTACTCCACTCATGTGGGTGATCACAGCTGTATTTTTCCTCATTGTTGGTTCTGTTATTTGGATATTAGAACATAGAATAAATGACGAATTCCGCGGCCCTCCTAGAAACCAATTGATCACTATCATTTG GTTCAGCTTCTCAACCCTGTTCTTTGCTCACA GAGAAAATACTGTGAGCACACTTGGTCGGGTGGTGCTAGTCATCTGGTTGTTTGTAGTGTTGATAATCCAGTCAAGCTACACGGCTAGCTTGACTTCTTTCCTCACAGTTCAGCAGCTATCCTCCTCAATAAAAGGTATCGACTCATTACTTACAAGTAATGCGGCAATAGGATACCAAGTAGGCTCTTATGCAGAAAGCTATTTGCATGACGAACTAAACATCCCAAAGTCAAGGCTTAAACCTCTAAAGTCACCAGAAGAGTACGCTGATGCTCTTCAAAGCCGAAGAGTTGCTGCTGTGGTTGATGAACAGCCTTATGTAGATATGTTCCTCTCGCACCGCTGCGAGTTTGCAGTTGCAGGCCAGGAGTTCACTAAAAGCGGCTGGGGCTTT GCTTTTACGAGAGACTCTCCTTTAGCTCTGGATATGTCAACTGCCTTATTAGAATTATCGGAGGATGGCAACCTACAAAATATCACTGAATATTGGCTCGGTAGCAAGAAGGCGTGTAACTCAAAGAGCAATACAAATGATTCCGATCAGCTTAAGCTAGACAACTTCATTGGATTATTCCTCATTTCTGGGATTGCTTGTATCCTGGCTCTAATCATATACTTTTCCATAATGCTCTACCAGTTCCAGCGGCATTTGCCTCAACAGGCGGAGCCTTCAATGAGTGGTAGTTCTCGTTCCGTGCGTCTGAAAACGTTTCTGTCGTTTGCTGATAAGAAGGAAGATCTGTCACAAAGACGGCTAAAGAGGAAACGATTCACGGAGTCAATGCCGGTCAATGGTACTGACATACATGATACAATTTGA
- the LOC141610577 gene encoding glutamate receptor 3.2-like isoform X5, which yields MFTMKRVRIVPWFIVLYVMFYLGETSGLEKVNIGAIFTVNTIHGKVAKLAMNAAVEDINSDPSLLGGRNLSLDIHDSMYSGFISIMGALQFMERDIVAVIGPQTSTMAHVLSHLATELLVPFLSFTALDPTLSPIQYPYFFQTAPSDQFQMTAIADMICYFQWSQVIAIFTDEEQSRNGITVLADKLAEKRCKISYKAVLPPNISENYNVVEEELKKVKMMESRVFVLETYALYGPVVLKIAEKLGMLGDGYVWIAASWLTSILDSQPTPEIYKMSQGLLTFRLHTRDSLRKRAFVARWKNLSKNSIGLNVYGLYAYDTVWLIARAVTSYLNRGNKISFSNNPTLNALGGGKMNLSALSVFDGGNQLLKDLLQTNMTGLTGPLWFTPERQIVDPSYEIVNIVGSQMKHIGYWSNYSGFSTVAPETLRSRKQNRSIASQKLSNVVWPGGSKKKPRGWVFSRDGKKLQIGVPRRVSFPYFVYQDNHTHAVVGYCIDVFKAAVKRLPYAVPYEFVLFGDGHQNPNYSDLVRRVSVGEFDAAVGDIAIVTERTRIADFTQPFTDSGLVVVAPVKKMTSSAWAFLKPFTPLMWVITAVFFLIVGSVIWILEHRINDEFRGPPRNQLITIIWFSFSTLFFAHRENTVSTLGRVVLVIWLFVVLIIQSSYTASLTSFLTVQQLSSSIKGIDSLLTSNAAIGYQVGSYAESYLHDELNIPKSRLKPLKSPEEYADALQSRRVAAVVDEQPYVDMFLSHRCEFAVAGQEFTKSGWGFAFTRDSPLALDMSTALLELSEDGNLQNITEYWLGSKKACNSKSNTNDSDQLKLDNFIGLFLISGIACILALIIYFSIMLYQFQRHLPQQAEPSMSGSSRSVRLKTFLSFADKKEDLSQRRLKRKRFTESMPVNGTDIHDTI from the exons ATG TTCACTATGAAACGTGTTCGTATTGTGCCCTGGTTTATAGTTCTATATGTCATGTTTTATCTGGGAGAAACTTCGGGGTTAGAGAAAGTGAACATTGGAGCTATATTCACTGTGAATACAATCCACGGCAAGGTTGCCAAATTAGCTATGAATGCTGCTGTGGAAGATATAAATTCTGATCCGAGCTTACTTGGTGGCCGTAACCTGTCTCTCGACATTCATGATTCCATGTATAGTGGGTTCATCAGCATAATGGGAG CTTTGCAGTTCATGGAGAGGGATATTGTTGCTGTCATTGGCCCTCAGACTTCTACAATGGCGCATGTTCTTTCACACTTAGCAACTGAACTCCTTGTTCCATTTTTGTCATTTACCGCTCTTGATCCTACACTCTCTCCTATCCAATACCCATACTTTTTCCAAACAGCACCTAGTGATCAATTTCAGATGACTGCCATTGCTGACATGATTTGTTACTTTCAGTGGTCTCAGGTCATTGCTATTTTTACTGACGAAGAGCAAAGTCGAAATGGGATAACTGTTTTGGCTGATAAGCTTGCAGAAAAGCGCTGTAAGATATCTTACAAGGCAGTACTCCCTCCTAATATTTCTGAAAATTATAATGTAGTAGAAGAAGAACTAAAAAAGGTGAAGATGATGGAATCTAGGGTTTTTGTTCTTGAAACTTATGCTTTGTATGGGCCAGTGGTTCTGAAAATAGCCGAAAAACTTGGAATGCTGGGGGATGGGTATGTTTGGATAGCTGCTTCATGGCTGACCTCCATCTTAGATTCTCAGCCAACTCCGGAAATTTACAAAATGTCTCAAGGATTACTCACATTTCGACTCCATACTCGTGATTCACTAAGAAAAAGGGCATTTGTTGCTAGGTGGAAGAACTTGAGCAAAAATTCAATTGGATTGAATGTATATGGTTTGTATGCCTATGACACTGTTTGGTTAATTGCCCGCGCAGTTACGTCATATCTAAATCGTGGCAACAAAATTTCTTTTTCCAACAACCCAACTTTAAATGCTCTTGGAGGAGGGAAGATGAACTTGAGTGCATTAAGCGTATTTGATGGAGGAAACCAGTTGCTTAAAGATTTATTGCAAACAAATATGACAGGTCTAACTGGCCCATTATGGTTTACTCCTGAGAGACAAATTGTTGATCCGTCATATGAAATCGTGAACATAGTTGGTAGCCAAATGAAGCATATAGGGTACTGGTCAAACTATTCTGGATTTTCCACTGTGGCCCCTGAGACACTTCGTAGTAGAAAGCAGAACCGTTCAATTGCCAGTCAGAAGCTTTCCAATGTAGTTTGGCCAGGAGGATCTAAGAAGAAGCCTCGTGGATGGGTTTTTTCACGGGATGGAAAAAAACTACAGATTGGAGTTCCTCGTAGGGTTAGCTTTCCGTACTTTGTTTATCAAGACAATCACACTCATGCTGTCGTTGGATATTGCATTGATGTTTTCAAAGCTGCAGTCAAACGGCTTCCTTATGCAGTTCCTTATGAGTTCGTATTATTTGGAGATGGGCATCAAAATCCCAACTATTCTGACCTCGTGCGCAGAGTCTCAGTCGGT GAATTCGATGCTGCTGTAGGTGACATTGCAATTGTGACTGAACGGACAAGAATTGCAGACTTTACACAGCCGTTTACGGATTCAGGGCTTGTTGTGGTGGCTCCGGTTAAAAAGATGACCTCGAGTGCTTGGGCTTTCTTGAAACCATTTACTCCACTCATGTGGGTGATCACAGCTGTATTTTTCCTCATTGTTGGTTCTGTTATTTGGATATTAGAACATAGAATAAATGACGAATTCCGCGGCCCTCCTAGAAACCAATTGATCACTATCATTTG GTTCAGCTTCTCAACCCTGTTCTTTGCTCACA GAGAAAATACTGTGAGCACACTTGGTCGGGTGGTGCTAGTCATCTGGTTGTTTGTAGTGTTGATAATCCAGTCAAGCTACACGGCTAGCTTGACTTCTTTCCTCACAGTTCAGCAGCTATCCTCCTCAATAAAAGGTATCGACTCATTACTTACAAGTAATGCGGCAATAGGATACCAAGTAGGCTCTTATGCAGAAAGCTATTTGCATGACGAACTAAACATCCCAAAGTCAAGGCTTAAACCTCTAAAGTCACCAGAAGAGTACGCTGATGCTCTTCAAAGCCGAAGAGTTGCTGCTGTGGTTGATGAACAGCCTTATGTAGATATGTTCCTCTCGCACCGCTGCGAGTTTGCAGTTGCAGGCCAGGAGTTCACTAAAAGCGGCTGGGGCTTT GCTTTTACGAGAGACTCTCCTTTAGCTCTGGATATGTCAACTGCCTTATTAGAATTATCGGAGGATGGCAACCTACAAAATATCACTGAATATTGGCTCGGTAGCAAGAAGGCGTGTAACTCAAAGAGCAATACAAATGATTCCGATCAGCTTAAGCTAGACAACTTCATTGGATTATTCCTCATTTCTGGGATTGCTTGTATCCTGGCTCTAATCATATACTTTTCCATAATGCTCTACCAGTTCCAGCGGCATTTGCCTCAACAGGCGGAGCCTTCAATGAGTGGTAGTTCTCGTTCCGTGCGTCTGAAAACGTTTCTGTCGTTTGCTGATAAGAAGGAAGATCTGTCACAAAGACGGCTAAAGAGGAAACGATTCACGGAGTCAATGCCGGTCAATGGTACTGACATACATGATACAATTTGA